The genome window CCCCTTCCGGCAGTGCCAGGGGATGCTGCGGGTAGTCCTCGAGATAAGTGGTGTGCTTCGTGTTTCGTAGGGAACGCGTCACGCCGCCCGCGAGGTCGGGCAGGCGCGCCGCGAATGCCAGCAGGGCTGGGTTCAGGTCAGGCTGGTGGTGGGCGACCTGAACGGTCATGGTGTCCGCTTCAAAAGCCATCAGTCCGGTCCAGTCCGCGTGAATGGCTGTTCCGATCAGGCGCGAGACTTCCAGGGTGGCCTCCTGAGGACTCAATGTGGCGTCCAGCAGCCTGTTGATGTCTTCCAGAACCTGGGCGTGCGTCACCAACTGGCGCAATTCCTGCAGCTGCTGGCCCTGCATGCTCACCTGGGACTGAAGTGCGCGGTTGTGCAGCCGCAACTCGAGTTCATCCATGACTAACGCTGCGAGATCCTGGAGGGCCTCCAGGTCCGCCGGCTCAAGGTCAAGGGGCGCATCACCGAACACGCACAGGGAGCCGATACGGTGTCCACTGGGCGTGGTGAGTGGTGCGCCCGCGTACATCCGGATACTCGGGCTCCCAAGGACCAGCGGATTATCCAGAAAACGCTGATCCTGGCGGGCATCCGCCACCGTGAGGACCTCGTCGCTCAGGATGGTCCAGGCACAAAACGAGTGCTCGCGCGGAGCTGTGCTGTCGGTCGTCCCGAAACACGACTTTCCCCATTGCCGATCCTGATCCACAAAATTCAGAACGGCTGAAGGCGCTCGCAGAGTCCGGGCTGCCAGTCGGGTGATGCGGTCAAAAGCCTTCTCAGGGGCTGTATCGAGAATGTCGTACCGGGCAAGGTCCAGGAGCCGGGCGTATTCCTGTTCAGGCTGAGGAGCGCTCGACATGCTGGCAATGTAGAGCAGCCTACCTGACATGATTCTTGCGTCAGCGGCGGAAAAGACAGACCAACACTTCGGTGGTTGAGCGCGACTGAATTCGAACCCATCGCTCCCTTACCACCGAAATGACCGCCTGAACGCCATATCCTCAGAAGGCACTCAAAGCTGCCTTCAAACCAGACGTCCGTATCGACCTTACGTGAGAAGCGGCCCGTGAACCAGCGAACTTCACGTTATCCAGGTGTAAGGGGAGCGTCATCAACACTTCTCTAATCTGTGCAAGGTGACAAGCCTCCTGGCCTGTCTCTCTTAACCGACAACGGCAAAACCACTGTGAGGTGGTGACGCAAAGCTTCCGGGACCCCAGTGGTCGGCTGAGCTACCGAAAGAAGGGAGGCCTTGTGGGCATCCGTTACGTATTCAACTCTATGTTGCCTGTCGATGCCCTTCGTGGCCTGTGCCAGCGGTATCGCCTTAGCAGCCGGGCCACACCGAAGTATAATTGGGAA of Deinococcus malanensis contains these proteins:
- a CDS encoding sensor domain-containing diguanylate cyclase, which codes for MSSAPQPEQEYARLLDLARYDILDTAPEKAFDRITRLAARTLRAPSAVLNFVDQDRQWGKSCFGTTDSTAPREHSFCAWTILSDEVLTVADARQDQRFLDNPLVLGSPSIRMYAGAPLTTPSGHRIGSLCVFGDAPLDLEPADLEALQDLAALVMDELELRLHNRALQSQVSMQGQQLQELRQLVTHAQVLEDINRLLDATLSPQEATLEVSRLIGTAIHADWTGLMAFEADTMTVQVAHHQPDLNPALLAFAARLPDLAGGVTRSLRNTKHTTYLEDYPQHPLALPEGVEAGLKSAAWVPLGQHANIDYLLIAVRADRGRRAAWRASDRALLDAAGRSVRAALVRHSVLEASVLQARRDPLTGVANRRAFDQDLERRAHSRQSFTLALIDLDGFKLVNDVEGHAQGDRVLQVFATALHHEVRDFGQAYRYGGDEFALLLDPTSEDDTMEHVDIATLAARQVTALPLGASTGVVKAEAGYFSGTELPDLERQADQRMYEAKRRRQRLRAQLPTKV